Proteins encoded together in one Telopea speciosissima isolate NSW1024214 ecotype Mountain lineage chromosome 4, Tspe_v1, whole genome shotgun sequence window:
- the LOC122659409 gene encoding uncharacterized mitochondrial protein AtMg00810-like has protein sequence MASKTDASLFMYHSEGVIAYLLVYVDDIILTGNDSSHLCILISKLGKEFALKDLGPLRFFLGIELTPNDTGLLLTQQKYIFDLLNRSHMEGSKPLSTPLSSTTRLSRSSGTPLTDPSEYRSIVGALQYVTLTRPDISFAVNKVCQFMAVPTDEHWLVVKGILRYLKGTISMGLQLRSSSSLTLSAFSDADWASCPNDRKSTGGYLIFLGNNLVSWQSRKQNIIARSSTESEYRALALATTELTRLQSLLR, from the coding sequence ATGGCCTCAAAGACTGATGCGTCCTTATTTATGTATCACTCTGAGGGTGTTATTGCCTATCTCcttgtgtatgtggatgatatcatcCTCACAGGGAATGACTCATCTCATCTATGCATTCTTATATCCAAATTGGGGAAAGAGTTTGCCTTAAAAGACTTGGGGCCACTTCGgtttttcttggggattgagCTTACCCCAAATGACACGGGTTTACTTCTCACccaacaaaaatatatttttgatcTACTCAATCGGTCGCATATGGAGGGTTCCAAGCCATTGTCTACTCCTCTATCATCCACTACACGCTTATCACGGTCCTCTGGGACTCCTCTTACCGATCCTTCGGAGTATCGGAGTATTGTTGGGGCGCTTCAATATGTTACTTTGACTAGACCTGACATTTCCTTTGCGGTGAACAAGGTGTGTCAATTTATGGCTGTTCCCACTGATGAGCATTGGCTGGTTGTTAAGGGAATTTTACGGTATCTTAAGGGTACCATCTCTATGGGTCTTCAACTTCGATCCAGCTCCTCTTTGACATTGAGTGCtttttcagatgctgattgggctagctGCCCTAATGATCGAAAATCAACGGGTGGATATTTGATATTTTTGGGCAATAATCTTGTATCATGGCAGTCTCGCAAACAAAATATTATTGCTCGGTCTAGTACGGAGAGTGAGTATCGTGCTCTAGCTTTAGCAACCACAGAACTTACTCGGTTGCAATCATTGTTGCGATAA
- the LOC122657460 gene encoding methylthioribose-1-phosphate isomerase-like: protein MSSNLDFTEGIEEGSSLQSICYKRGSLRLLDQRKLPLETIYLDIRDATDGWSAIRDMVVRGAPAIAISAALSLAVEVCNLKFFDGTPMDAASFLAKKLEYLVSSRPTAVNLSDAASKLKEVISKAAATAGEARPVFQAYIEASEAMLEDDVASNRAIGSYGANILKSQIKGSKRLSILTHCNTGSLATAGYGTALGVIRAVHSEGMLERAFCTETRPFNQGSRLTAFELVHDKIPATLIADSAAAALMKAGNVNAVIVGADGVAANGDTANKIGTYSLAVCALRHGIPFFVAAPVTSIDLSLTSGHEIVIEERSAKELLCSRGGLGEQVAAFGISVWNPAFDVTPASLITAIITEKGVITKTGSDSFDIKDFIRKEPGQIA, encoded by the exons ATGTCTTCTAATTTGGACTTCACCGAAGGAATTGAAGAAGGAAGTTCTCTGCAATCAATATGCTACAAGAGAGGTTCTCTTCGGCTACTTGATCAG AGAAAGCTTCCTCTTGAAACCATCTATTTGGACATTCGAGACGCCACTGATGGATG GAGTGCAATAAGGGATATGGTAGTCCGTGGTGCACCTGCAATTGCTATATCAGCTGCACTCTCCCTTGCTGTGGAAGTGTGTAACTTGAAATTCTTTGATGGAACGCCTATGGATGCAGCTTCTTTCCTTGCCAAGAAATTGGAATACCTTGTCTCGAG CCGTCCAACTGCCGTAAATCTTTCAGATGCTGCATCAAAGCTCAAAGAGGTCATATCAAAGGCTGCTGCCACAGCTGGGGAGGCCAGACCAGTTTTTCAG GCCTATATAGAAGCTTCTGAAGCTATGCTTGAGGATGATGTTGCTTCAAACAGAGCGATTGGCTCTTATGGAGCAAACATTCTTAAAAGTCAGATCAAAGGCTCCAAGAGGCTCTCTATTTTGACCCATTGTAACACTGGCAG CCTCGCAACTGCTGGATATGGTACAGCTCTTGGTGTTATCCGTGCAGTTCATTCTGAAGGAATGCTTGAAAGGGCCTTCTGTACAGAGACACGGCCATTTAACCAG GGATCCAGGCTTACAGCATTTGAGTTGGTACATGATAAGATACCTGCCACTCTTATAGCTGATTCTGCGGCTGCTGCATTAATGAAAGCTGGTAATGTCAATGCTGTCATTGTTGGAGCTGATGGTGTGGCTGCaaatg GTGACACCGCTAATAAGATAGGAACATACAGCCTTGCTGTGTGTGCATTGCGTCACGGCATTCCATTTTTTGTTGCTGCACCTGTAACTTCTATTGATCTATCCCTAACCTCTGGACATGAAATTGTTATAGAGGAAAGATCAGCAAAGGAATTGTTGTGTTCACGGGGTGGACTTGGAGAACAAGTGGCAGCATTCGGAATCTCTGTATGGAACCCAGCTTTTGATGTTACCCCAGCTAGTCTCATAACTGCTATTATAACAGaaaag GGGGTAATCACAAAGACAGGCAGTGATTCTTTTGACATTAAGGATTTTATACGAAAGGAACCTGGTCAAATTGCTTAA